The Toxorhynchites rutilus septentrionalis strain SRP chromosome 3, ASM2978413v1, whole genome shotgun sequence genome includes a region encoding these proteins:
- the LOC129776566 gene encoding microfibrillar-associated protein 1 — protein MNSQSSLYGIQSTAGAVPVRNTKGEISMQKVKVHRYVSGKRPEYAQYASSDAESDEDDFMDNRRVAAEEHREAFHRRADSDEDDDRLPLDIDDPRIRRLQAIRAVEVEERRERHRVVHEPELVQSEEEKDVADEEEMPEEDSRQHLRHRERPEESDDEEDEEQNEDENNALTKRRISVGSESESDTELSDTEIERRRQMLKLKMVQQKKEEELLQKEDEGQSDSSESESSEYEETESEEENQPRLKPLFVRKKDRTTVIEKEREANKQKQLEYEAKKAAKERRRQTLKLVEDTIKKELEKAKVDNEPNLNDVNTDDENDEVEYEAWKLRELKRIKRDREEKDALDKEKTEIERLRNMSDEERRQEQRLNPKIVTNKTVKGKYKFLQKYYHRGAFYLDEEDQVYKQDFSSPTLEDHFDKTILPKVMQVKNFGRCGRTKYTHLVDQDTTKFDSPWFNDTANNVKFHNERAGGMKQVFDKPSLYKNKRDV, from the coding sequence ATGAATTCCCAATCATCTTTGTACGGGATTCAGAGTACGGCTGGTGCAGTTCCCGTACGAAATACGAAAGGAGAAATTTCCATGCAAAAAGTAAAAGTTCATCGATATGTTTCGGGAAAGCGTCCGGAGTATGCCCAGTATGCCAGCAGCGATGCTGAATCGGACGAGGATGACTTCATGGATAACCGTCGAGTAGCGGCGGAAGAGCATCGCGAAGCTTTCCATCGTCGGGCGGACTCCGATGAGGACGATGATCGACTTCCCTTGGATATTGATGATCCTCGGATTCGACGTCTGCAAGCCATCCGAGCGGTTGAAGTAGAGGAACGTCGCGAGCGTCATCGGGTGGTCCACGAACCGGAGCTAGTGCAGTCGGAAGAGGAGAAGGACGTAGCCGATGAGGAGGAAATGCCAGAAGAGGACTCGAGGCAGCATTTGCGTCATCGCGAACGACCAGAGGAATCGGATGATGAAGAGGACGAGGAGCAGAATGAGGACGAAAACAATGCGCTGACGAAGCGACGAATTTCGGTTGGTTCCGAGTCGGAATCGGACACTGAATTGAGTGACACTGAAATCGAACGCCGCAGGCAAATGCTTAAACTGAAGATGGTGCAGCAGAAGAAAGAGGAAGAACTGCTGCAGAAAGAGGACGAAGGCCAGTCGGATTCGTCTGAATCTGAGAGTTCCGAATATGAAGAAACCGAAAGCGAAGAGGAAAATCAACCCCGTTTGAAGCCATTGTTTGTACGTAAGAAGGACCGTACGACTGTCATCGAGAAAGAACGGGAAGCCAACAAGCAAAAACAGTTGGAGTACGAAGCGAAGAAAGCTGCTAAAGAGCGTCGTCGTCAAACGTTGAAACTGGTCGAAGATACCATCAAGAAGGAACTGGAGAAGGCTAAAGTTGATAACGAGCCCAATTTGAACGATGTAAACACGGACGACGAGAACGACGAAGTTGAGTACGAAGCGTGGAAGCTGCGCGAGTTGAAGCGTATCAAGCGAGACCGCGAGGAGAAAGATGCGCTGGACAAggagaaaaccgaaatcgaACGTCTACGGAACATGTCCGACGAGGAAAGACGCCAAGAGCAGCGTCTCAATCCAAAAATTGTCACAAACAAAACCGTCAAGGGAAAGTACAAGTTCTTGCAGAAATACTACCATCGTGGTGCATTCTATCTGGACGAGGAGGACCAGGTGTACAAGCAAGACTTCTCGTCGCCTACACTGGAGGATCACTTCGACAAGACGATCCTGCCAAAGGTCATGCAGGTCAAGAACTTTGGACGATGCGGCCGTACCAAGTATACACATTTGGTCGATCAAGATACAACCAAGTTCGATTCGCCATGGTTCAACGACACTGCTAATAACGTTAAATTTCACAATGAACGCGCAGGCGGGATGAAGCAAGTGTTCGACAAACCTTCGTTGTATAAAAATAAGCGAGATGTGTAA
- the LOC129776689 gene encoding male-specific lethal 3 homolog — MVSTRTYKYKFADGEKVLCYEPDPTKAKVLYDSKVLEVSEGKDKRGRRLIEYLIHFQGWNSSWDRKVSEDFILKDTEENRQLQKDLAEKSQLHQGTYLYRKERKKRDKSLTARIECLTTGAPKPSQVNQGSSEEGSSCSNGFSRDEGEFNIDALDGDTEYYSSSVESSHEEDKVYIQVGDKLKRYLEFDHSMISENNLIEIPAKIPIVTILENFVRHYTIRQLFDLGQEQAKHRRRNSSFLKGDQKTKDYEAIRANVELCKEVADGLRLYFDFTLKDYLLYPRERHQAELVLSEEYLTNFTYIATPSFSLDLLTIRLESPVTEPGVEQADPSSAGSYATAQEEKKRRRLRSHKNEENEFILDLGFIKPETLSPGNTNALTFSLLKTAFPTNVTISYQAKEILEDALEWKILPSNAPAEPSMIYGAPHLARLIVKLPEFLSATTMVDEKLKLLLKFLDCFSEFMEDHEELFGRQMYTDKGAMGDVVKLEGDVGLAATDTSGMSCMRIKEEHLGLQDAGLIPGPLLSDVKVELP; from the exons ATGGTGTCCACGCGGACCTATAAATACAAATTCGCGGATGGCGAGAAGGTGCTTTGCTACGAACCAGATCCAACTAAAGCGAAAGTGTTGTATGATTCGAAG GTATTAGAGGTATCCGAAGGGAAAGATAAGCGTGGTCGGAGACTTATCGAATATTTGATACACTTCCAAGGATGGAACTCTTCCTGGGACCGGAAGGTCAGTGAAGACTTCATACTCAAAGACACCGAGGAAAATCGACAACTACAGAAGGATTTGGCGGAAAAGTCTCAACTGCATCA GGGGACGTATCTTTATCGGAAGGAGCGAAAAAAGAGAGATAAAAGTTTGACGGCGCGAATCGAATGTCTAACGACTGGCGCGCCAAAGCCGTCTCAAGTTAACCAAGGATCATCCGAGGAGGGTAGCTCTTGCAGCAATGGTTTTAGCCGAGACGAGGGCGAGTTCAATATTGACG CATTGGATGGTGACACTGAGTACTATAGCAGTTCAGTTGAAAGTAGCCACGAGGAGGACAAAGTGTACATTCAGGTCGGAGACAAACTGAAAAGATATCTCGAATTCGATCACAGCATGATATCGGAGAACAATCTCATTGAAATACCCGCCAAGATTCCGATTGTGACAATTTTGGAAAACTTTGTCCGTCACTACACAATTCGGCAACTGTTCGATTTGGGACAGGAACAAGCGAAACATAGACGACGAAATAGCTCCTTCCTGAAAGGGGATCAGAAAACCAAAGACTACGAAGCGATTCGAGCCAATGTCGAACTTTGCAAAGAAGTAGCCGACGGTTTGCGTTTGTACTTCGATTTCACGCTGAAGGACTATCTTTTGTACCCTCGTGAGAGGCACCAGGCGGAGTTGGTCTTGTCGGAAGAGTATCTGACGAATTTTACGTATATAGCAACGCCCAGCTTTTCTCTAGATTTACTCACGATACGTTTGGAATCACCAGTGACTGAGCCTGGAGTTGAGCAAGCCGATCCATCGAGTGCTGGCAGTTATGCAACAGCCCAAGAAGAGAAAAAACGCCGTCGATTACGTTCTCACAAGAATGAGGAAAACGAATTTATCCTTGATTTGGGTTTCATCAAGCCGGAAACCCTTTCTCCGGGTAACACCAACGCGCTAACATTTTCGCTGCTGAAAACTGCTTTCCCCACGAATGTAACCATTTCTTACCAAGCGAAAGAGATTTTGGAAGATGCGCTCGAGTGGAAAATTCTACCTTCCAATGCTCCCGCGGAACCGTCCATGATTTATGGCGCACCACATTTGGCACGATTGATCGTCAAACTGCCGGAGTTTCTGTCCGCCACCACGATGGTCGACGAGAAGTTGAAACTTTTGTTGAAGTTTCTGGATTGTTTCTCCGAGTTTATGGAGGATCACGAGGAACTGTTCGGAAGGCAGATGTACACCGATAAGGGAGCCATGGGTGATGTGGTGAAGCTTGAGGGAGACGTCGGACTCGCGGCCACAGATACTAGTGGAATGAGCTGCATGCGGATAAAGGAGGAACATCTAGGATTGCAGGATGCCGGGTTAATACCTGGCCCGCTGTTGTCCGATGTGAAGGTTGAGTTGCCTTAG